In Dermacentor variabilis isolate Ectoservices chromosome 11, ASM5094787v1, whole genome shotgun sequence, one genomic interval encodes:
- the LOC142563683 gene encoding uncharacterized protein LOC142563683 isoform X2, with protein MRPTYCLCLMAFCIIVLVNTATGGPRGVVEIGKGVKVDVHVLYAPEIRPYIQKINNKSPAVESNNDDSLDYFNDLFRLVQMYFHYYKIMVNFTVTSVKQETDLIVNFGTENKTIDGPATLEKVKKYAANAAVKAPNDAIYYLFTWNDIIDYYNETWNMSALSDISFHNFSSSSVATYKTFCSNHTSAAVVKLTVGNLKVYNTAKATAFTHCFGRGSEHGKKKQPSILMC; from the exons ATGCGTCCGACGTACTGCCTCTGCCTAATGGCTTTCTGCATCATCGTGTTAGTGAATACTGCAACTGGGG GACCTCGCGGTGTCGTCGAAATCGGCAAAGGGGTTAAAGTGGACGTCCATGTTTTATACGCGCCAGAAATCCGTCCATATAttcaaaaaataaacaataagtCTCCTGCTGTTGAGAGTAATAATGACGATAGTTTAGACTACTTCAACGACTTGTTTCGATTG GTGCAGATGTATTTTCACTACTACAAGATAATGGTCAATTTTACAGTTACAAGTGTCAAACAG GAAACTGACCTGATCGTAAATTTTGGAACTGAAAACAAGACAATTGATGGCCCTGCCACACTGGAAAAGGTTAAAAAATATGCAGCGAATGCAGCTGTTAAAGCCCCGAATGACGCCATTTACTACCTATTTACGTG GAACGACATAATCGACTACTATAATGAGACATGGAATATGTCCGCTTTATCTG ATATCAGTTTCCATAACTTTTCATCGTCATCGGTAGCTACATACAAAACATTTTGTAGTAACCATACAAGTGCGGCTGTCGTAAAACTTACTGTTGGAAATTTGAAGGTTTACAATACAGCGAAAGCGACGGCCTTCAC TCACTGCTTTGGTCGGGGATCTgaacatggaaaaaagaaacaaccaaGCATACTTATGtgctaa
- the LOC142563683 gene encoding uncharacterized protein LOC142563683 isoform X1, with protein MRPTYCLCLMAFCIIVLVNTATGGPRGVVEIGKGVKVDVHVLYAPEIRPYIQKINNKSPAVESNNDDSLDYFNDLFRLVQMYFHYYKIMVNFTVTSVKQETDLIVNFGTENKTIDGPATLEKVKKYAANAAVKAPNDAIYYLFTWNDIIDYYNETWNMSALSDISFHNFSSSSVATYKTFCSNHTSAAVVKLTVGNLKVYNTAKATAFTFGTRLSRSGLGWRMNMNNTFSHCFGRGSEHGKKKQPSILMC; from the exons ATGCGTCCGACGTACTGCCTCTGCCTAATGGCTTTCTGCATCATCGTGTTAGTGAATACTGCAACTGGGG GACCTCGCGGTGTCGTCGAAATCGGCAAAGGGGTTAAAGTGGACGTCCATGTTTTATACGCGCCAGAAATCCGTCCATATAttcaaaaaataaacaataagtCTCCTGCTGTTGAGAGTAATAATGACGATAGTTTAGACTACTTCAACGACTTGTTTCGATTG GTGCAGATGTATTTTCACTACTACAAGATAATGGTCAATTTTACAGTTACAAGTGTCAAACAG GAAACTGACCTGATCGTAAATTTTGGAACTGAAAACAAGACAATTGATGGCCCTGCCACACTGGAAAAGGTTAAAAAATATGCAGCGAATGCAGCTGTTAAAGCCCCGAATGACGCCATTTACTACCTATTTACGTG GAACGACATAATCGACTACTATAATGAGACATGGAATATGTCCGCTTTATCTG ATATCAGTTTCCATAACTTTTCATCGTCATCGGTAGCTACATACAAAACATTTTGTAGTAACCATACAAGTGCGGCTGTCGTAAAACTTACTGTTGGAAATTTGAAGGTTTACAATACAGCGAAAGCGACGGCCTTCAC ATTTGGCACACGCTTGAGTCGTTCTGGCCTTGGATGGCGCATGAACATGAACAATACTTTTTC TCACTGCTTTGGTCGGGGATCTgaacatggaaaaaagaaacaaccaaGCATACTTATGtgctaa